The region GACCCCGAGTTGCTGGATCAGCTGATTGAGCTCTATCAACACCGCCTGTTGCGTTATCTCCTATTCCTGACCGGCAAGCGTGAAGTTGCAGAGGATCTCTTCCAGGAGACTTGGATGCGCGTGCTGCTGCGTGGCGCGCAATACAACGGCAAAGCCCGTTTCGATACCTGGCTTTTCACGATCGCCCGTAATCTCGTCATTGATCTCTCCCGCAAGCGCCAGATGGCCAGCCTGGATGAGATGAGCGAGGCCGGCGATGATGAACGGCCGTTTGAAGTCGCCATCGACGAGCCCTCACCTCTGGACCAGTTCGCCGTTCGCGAAGATCGGGCTGAGGTTGCTGAGGTTCTTCTAAAACTCGAGCCGAACTACCGTGAAGTGCTGGTTTTGAGATTTCATGAGGAGATGTCACTCGAAGAGATTGCCAGCTTTACCAAGGCTCCCCTCTCGACAGTGAAGTCACGACTCTACCGCGGGTTGGCCGCCTTGAAGCCTGAGGTCGAACAACTGCGGAAAGCCCATGAGGGCGGGAGCGTTCGGGCATGAGCGTGAGACAAAACTTCCCCCAGGGGCTGGCCAATTCAAGGACCGAAGAGCTGAAGCGCCGAGTAGGTCTTCCGGTGGAAGAAGGCTTTGCGCAATCGGCGTCTGCTTCCGGCGCTCATGCCGCAGCCTCTGCGGCCATGGTGAACCGCACACATAGAATCGTGCGTGAACGCGCCCGCACCATCCAGGCTCGGCGCAGCAGGGTTCGCAGCCTGTGGCTACCATTAGCTGTTTGCTCTGGACTGCTCGTCGTCATCTGTGCAGCAATCTGGAGCGTGCTGGATGAGTACGAGCTTGTCCCTACTGGAATGCCGGATGCCAGCCAGCAGATGTTCGTCCTGCTGATGTGGTGCCTGCCCCTTTCGGCGGTGCTGATCGCGC is a window of Granulicella tundricola MP5ACTX9 DNA encoding:
- a CDS encoding RNA polymerase sigma factor; the protein is MGLAQTLSAAMIEQTQRENLAIARGLKRNDPELLDQLIELYQHRLLRYLLFLTGKREVAEDLFQETWMRVLLRGAQYNGKARFDTWLFTIARNLVIDLSRKRQMASLDEMSEAGDDERPFEVAIDEPSPLDQFAVREDRAEVAEVLLKLEPNYREVLVLRFHEEMSLEEIASFTKAPLSTVKSRLYRGLAALKPEVEQLRKAHEGGSVRA